From a region of the Sesamum indicum cultivar Zhongzhi No. 13 linkage group LG3, S_indicum_v1.0, whole genome shotgun sequence genome:
- the LOC105158474 gene encoding kinesin-like protein KIN-10A translates to MAPTPSSKCNLSTPSAKSSAAHNHQSKTPQSKHRLNFPKENAGAAAAPSEHPVEVIGRIRDHPEQKNKPSGNPSALQINGDGRSLRVKTDIGYRDFSLDGVSLSEEDDLEGFYKKFVESRINGVKLGQKCTIMMYGPTGSGKSHTMFGCSKQPGIVYNSLKGILGEGVEEDGEKLGFGTFVQVTVLEIYNEEIYDLLSSANNGGGFSLGWAKGGSGSKVRLEVMGKKAKNATFISGNEAGKILKEIQKVERRRIVKSTLCNERSSRSHCMIIVDVPTVGGRLMLVDMAGSENIEQAGQNGLEAKMQTAKINQGNIALKRVVESIANGDSHVPFRDSKLTMLLQDSFEDDKSKILMVLCASPDPKELHKTIATLEYGAKAKCIVRGPHTPVKDKGAEDSSSAVLLGSRIAALDQFISKLQIENKLREKERDEAQKEVRRKEEEVSLLREKLAQVEGRGTDTSKEEISLKVNERTQMLRSELERKIQECQKMANEFVEMERRKMEERMFQQQQEVEMLRQRLEDIESELHLSRAGSASVDTEGGAFMKRLLEACSEDSDMVKSMDLDRSIDMETNVFRKAETNGTTAVPGLTYTNNFSEGICSFPNKAFLTTVYEEEECENEDEDKDNLFDEEVQKEVIEEKKMIVTPEVSSQNPELKRCRLSNENPEDAAFSRQLRIQNIFTLCGNYRELSQHNSTPMPAKKRLDKIDSISDPSTINSDDSASRMLNETSQLHKSLSKDILVSDIKIDQNLREQEVGKLRGSSEIAKNMKENHNPIDESSNDIEVYVKWEASKENPGKFITALKVLKDSTLADLRKLIEIHLGGDQQAFTFLVLGDPSGAPVPKEKETKTQTSKLPICNNQLCGRLACLSPVEAIQQPNYQPFSPLENKLPTTPNSHFTKKGDDRFSPEIAPHLSSTPFITVRRY, encoded by the exons ATGGCTCCTACGCCTTCATCAAAGTGTAATCTTTCTACACCATCAGCAAAATCAAGTGCAGCCCACAACCACCAATCCAAGACCCCTCAGTCAAAGCACCGCCTGAACTTCCCCAAAGAAAACGCCGGTGCCGCCGCGGCGCCATCCGAGCACCCCGTGGAAGTTATAGGCAGAATCCGAGACCACCCGGAGCAGAAGAACAAGCCCAGTGGGAACCCCTCAGCTCTACAAATCAATGGCGACGGCAGATCCCTGAGAGTGAAAACGGATATCGGGTACAGGGATTTTAGTCTTGATGGAGTTTCACTGTCGGAAGAGGATGATCTTGAAGGGTTTTACAAGAAATTTGTTGAGTCTAGGATAAATGGGGTGAAGCTGGGCCAAAAATGTACGATTATGATGTACGGTCCAACGGGTTCGGGCAAGAGTCATACCATGTTTGGGTGCTCGAAGCAGCCCGGGATTGTGTACAATTCGTTGAAGGGTATATTGGGTGAAGGGGTGGAAGAAGATGGAGAGAAGTTGGGTTTCGGGACATTTGTTCAGGTTACTGTTTTGGAAATTTATAACGAAGAAATTTATGATCTTCTTTCATCAGCCAATAATGGGGGAGGGTTTAGTCTTGGATGGGCCAAAGGTGGCTCTGGTTCCAAG GTGAGACTGGAGGTGATGGGAAAGAAGGCGAAAAATGCAACCTTTATTTCAGGAAATGAGGCTGGAAAGATACTGAAAGAGATACAGAAAGTGGAAAGGAGAAGAATAGTTAAAAGTACACTTTGCAATGAAAGAAGCTCTAGAAGCCATTGCATG ATAATTGTTGATGTTCCCACTGTTGGAGGACGGCTTATGCTTGTAGACATGGCAGGTTCAGAAAATATAGAACAAGCTGGTCAAAATGGATTGGAAGCAAAAATGCAG ACAGCAAAGATTAATCAAGGTAATATAGCATTGAAGAGAGTGGTTGAATCTATCGCGAATGGTGACTCTCATGTGCCATTTAGAGATAGCAAGTTAACCATGCTTCTTCAG GATTCTTTTGAGGATGATAAGTCCAAAATTCTGATGGTACTATGTGCGAGCCCAGACCCAAAGGAGTTGCATAAAACTATTGCCACTTTAGAGTACGGTGCTAAAGCAAAATGTATAGTTCGAGGCCCGCATACACCAGTTAAGGACAAAGGTGCAGAGGATTCTTCATCGGCTGTTCTTTTAGGATCAAGGATAGCAGCTCTGGACCAGTTCATCAGCAAGTTACAAATTGAGAACAAGCTCAGGGAAAAAGAGCGAGATGAGGCTCAGAAAGAGGTGAGgaggaaagaagaagaagtttcTTTGCTAAGGGAAAAACTTGCACAGGTAGAAGGAAGAGGAACTGACACTAGCAAGGAGGAGATTAGTTTGAAAGTAAATGAGCGGACACAAATGCTGAGAAGTGAATTGGAGAGGAAGATACAAGAATGTCAGAAAATGGCCAATGAATTTGTTGAAATGGAAAGGCGGAAGATGGAAGAAAGGATGTTTCAACAGCAACAAGAGGTTGAAATGCTCCGGCAACGATTGGAGGATATTGAGTCTGAACTTCATTTGTCGAGGGCTGGGAGTGCATCAGTAGACACAGAAGGTGGCGCCTTCATGAAAAGACTGTTGGAGGCATGTTCTGAGGATTCAGATATGGTTAAGTCCATGGATTTGGACAGATCCATTGACATGGAGACAAATGTGTTTCGTAAAGCAGAAACCAATGGGACTACTGCCGTTCCAGGCCTCACCTACACGAACAATTTCAGTGAAGGGATATGTAGTTTTCCCAATAAGGCATTCTTGACCACTGTGTATGAGGAAGAAGAGTGCGAAAATGAGGATGAAGATAAGGACAATCTCTTTGATGAAGAAGTGCAGAAGGAGGTAATCGAGGAGAaaaagatgatagttacaccCGAAGTTTCAAGTCAAAATCCCGAGCTCAAACGATGCAGATTGTCTAATGAAAATCCTGAGGATGCAGCCTTTTCTCGTCAACTAAggattcaaaatattttcactcTTTGTGGAAATTACAGAGAACTTTCTCAGCACAATAGCACTCCTATGCCTGCCAAAAAGAGATTAGATAAGATTGATTCCATTTCTGATCCGTCAACGATCAATTCAGATGATTCTGCTTCAAGAATGCTGAACGAAACCTCCCAACTTCATAAGAGTCTCTCCAAAGACATTTTGGTTTcagatattaaaatagatcAGAACCTCAGAGAACAGGAGGTTGGAAAGTTAAGGGGCTCTTCTGAGATTGCAAAGAATATGAAAGAGAATCACAACCCGATAGATGAAAGCTCCAATGATATTGAAGTATATGTGAAATGGGAGGCATCAAAGGAAAATCCTGGAAAGTTTATCACTGCATTGAAGGTTTTGAAAGACTCCACTCTTGCTGACTTGCGGAAGTTGATAGAAATCCATCTTGGCGGCGACCAGCAAGCCTTCACATTTCTCGTTCTTGGG GATCCTTCGGGTGCTCCAGTGCCAAAGGAGAAGGAGACTAAAACACAGACAAGCAAGCTCCCAATTTGCAACAACCAACTATGTGGTCGTTTAGCCTGTTTGAGTCCAGTAGAGGCGATTCAGCAACCTAATTATCAACCGTTTAGTCCTCTGGAAAATAAGCTGCCTACCACTCCAAACTCACATTTCACGAAGAAAGGTGATGACCGCTTTTCACCTGAGATTGCTCCTCACTTGAGCTCTACACCTTTTATCACTGTCAGAAGATACTAG